The window CACCCGGCGTCCCCGGCGTGGCGGCAAAGTTGGTGTCGGAATAGGAGGCAATGACCTTCTCCCCATGAATGTCAACCGGCGTGCCCGGGCAGCCACCGTCGCGATAGGCGCCGAGGACCACGTTGGTGACGTTATCGAAGCCGCAGGCACCCGAGGTCGGGGCGACGTTCGGCACGAAACGCTCCTGGTTGCCAAACATGTCCATAAAGATCTGGGCGCCGTAGTCCGGGGCCGTCCCACCCGCCACGGAGTCGCCGGCAACAATCAGGGTGCCGTCAAACAGGTCGGCTCCCGGACCAGTGGCGTCAGCAGCGAACAACCACTCGTCGCCGCCGTCGTCGCCGAGGGCGCCGTGGTTGAAGACCGTCTCGTAACTGCCGTCATTGTTGAAGGTTAGCGTGTCCTCAGCAAAGACGCAGCCGCCCTGATAAAGGATGTGGAATGTAGCCACCGGCGATCCGTCGAAGTTGAAATCCGGATCGTTCATGGTCAGCTCAATGTCATTGGCATCAGCGCCACGCCCCAGACCGGTACCGTCAAAGGTCCAGTCCAGACCCGCACTGCCGGCCGGCGCGATCGTCGTTGGGACCGGCGCGCCGCCAACCAACACGTTGGAGGTACGGATCATCGCGGCACCCGCCGCCATCGAGCGCGCGTCATTGCGGGTCGACAGCAGACTCTCGTTCGACGCCATGGCCGCCACTTCGCTGGTCATGAATTCACCGTCGACCTTGTCGGCGGTCAGCCCGGCCAGACGCTGGGCTTTCGTGAAGCCGGTGGTGAGGTAGTTGGTGTAGCCATCATATCCCGCTGTGGCAGAATTGATTGCCGTGCGGAAATTGATCGCGTCGCGCCGAGCGGAAGCCATGCCATCCGGGAGCGGATCGACGATGTTCAACGCGGTGATATTCAACGGCATGTCGCCGATGTTCATGAAAACATCGGACACGCTGTATGGATTCCCCGGGCCGGCGCCCAGCGGAACGACAACCGTCTCGTCGGTCTTGCACTGGATCAAACGCGGACGGGGACCGGCATTCAGCTTGTACGCCGAAACACGTCCACCCAGGCCGAACAACTGACGGATGCCGACCACGGCGTAGCTGTCGCCCAGAGATGAGGTCGCCAGAGACGTGCCATTGACGATCTCTCCGCCGGTAATGAAGGGGAACTCGCGATACCACTCGGGCAACCCCGTCATGGCGTTGAACAACCACCAGCGGCCATTGCGATCGCCGGCGAACAGGAAGGCATCGCACGACAGCGTCACCGTCTGCGGAATCATGTAAACCGATACGCCGCAGATGTTTTCGGCCGCGAAGTTGCGAGCCACCAAACCGAGGTCCTTGCTAACCTGCAAGAGGCCATAGCTGGGGTTGTCCAGCGGGAAGTACACGAACCCACGGCCGATCGTCGGCGTGCCATACAGGCCGACACCCTGCGTGTTTGTCCAGACCACGGACGGAACCGCGCCGGAGACGTCGATCTTGTAGCGATAGCCGAGGTTGTTGGCGTCCTTCGTGGCGCCATAGACGAAGTTGCCTTCGGTCGAAACACCCGACGGCCATCCTTCACCCGGGATGCCCACGAAGTTCCAGTCGATCGTGCCGGTTGCGGCATCGATCTGGTACAGCGAACCGGCCACGTTCGAGCCGCCGATCGCCGTGCCCACGTACAACTTACCGCCGTTGACCGCCGGGCCATGCTTGGCCGCCGCGTCCAGAATTACGGGGTTGGTCGCCCAGCCCGGATACAGGGCGCCGGTGGCCGCGTCGAACGCGTAGATCGCGCCGTTGCCGGCCGCTGGCTCGGTGCAGACAAACAGAACCGAGGTCCCGGCAATATCCACGACCTTGGAGGTGTTGAAGCGGTTCTGATGGATCAGGGGTGTGTTCCCCGGGTTCTTCGACCAGATCGTCGGCGAGGCCTCCAAGTTGGTCTCCAACGCCGAAATCGCGTTGAACGATCCGCCAGTGGCAAACACGACATCACGGCCCAGGGCATTGACATAGGCCACGGTGGTGTTGCCGCGGTTCGAGGAACCCATCTCCGGCGCGCCCTGCAACTGGGCGATGAAGGCGCCTGTGTTCAGATTGTAGGCGCGCACTTCCTGGTCGGAAGAGATGTAGACGATGTCATTGGCAATCGTCGGGTTGGTGAAGTTGGTCACGCGTGGCAGGGGCTGCGTCCAGGACAACGTGACTTGATTGGGATCGCCCACATTGATGGACGAGGCCGAGGTCTGCCGCGCATCATGGGCAAACTGCGACCACTCGTCCGGTCCGGCCGAGGCGCAGTTTGATTCGATTGCCGGCAGAACTTCACGGCAGATCAAAGCGTCCCACACGAACTCGAAATTGCCGCCCGGCGTGCCGGAATAGTAGTTCCGCTCGCTGGTGTAGAGCCACTTCGGTCCAAGTGTCCCATCGTAATTCGGGAAAAAGAGCACCGAATGGCTTTCGTCAGGAGCCGGGAGGCATCCGGTCGTCGTCACCGGATCACCGGCCGGGAAGCCCGTGCCGTCACCAGCGGCCACGCCGCAGGTTACAAAGAAGTCGACCGTCGGTCCGCCGTTAAGCGTTCCGAAGACCAGATCGGGCAGCGGAACCACCGTCATCATCGGGTAGACGGTCGTAACGCCCGTCACCACAGTCGAATAGACCAGCGTGCCCGGGGTCGGCAGACCGCACTCAGGCGACGGGGGCCCGTCACCCAACCACACCTCGATCAGCAGATCGTCGGCACCCGGAGCGCCCGGATTGTACCGCAGAATCTGGATCTCCTTGAGGGTGTCGGCGCCAACCGCTTGGAAGCGAACGCCGGCCTTGGTGCGGCCGCTGTGAGAGCCCGACGGAATCGGGAAGTAAGTCGACCAATCGTCGTTGCCATCCACGAAACGGCGCGCTTCGCCATCCGTGGCGCACGTGCTGGTCGGCGACGAGCAGGTGTACCAGAATTCGTAGGAGCAAGTGCCTGGCGTGCAATGCGTTGCCGGATCGTCCGGGGTGTAGCCCTCGGCGAACACGATGTGCTCGAGGTTGTACGGTCCCGGAGAAGGCCAGGTGAAGTACTTGGACAATTCGTCCCAGCCGGTGCCGTAATCGTTAAACACGCCGCACGTGGCGCCCATCGGGCTGGCGTAACCGCCGTCGCAGCCCAAACGCAACGCGCCCGCGGTCGGAGCATAGTAGCCGGCGAAGAACGGCCCGCTCACGCAGCACTCGACCGGGAAGGGCATGTTGAAGAGATAGGTGGCCGCGGCGCCAAACGTCAGGCTATACAGCGGACCAGAACACTGAATGCCGCCCGCCACCGGGGCCGGGGCAATGGCGCACTCCGCAGTGGAGGACACGCCGAAGACCAGCGGCTGGAAGGCAAAGGTGGCTGGGAACGGGCCGGCC is drawn from bacterium and contains these coding sequences:
- a CDS encoding PQQ-binding-like beta-propeller repeat protein translates to MHKKLFIAVLALALLLATTPVFASDSPIEVPVKVYGNGLSKAAFTPTPEVSADPLVTVNGGQNRTVPGTFCDGWWQGAYTYSVGGWYAGNEFYAAYQDPSDPARWNGTCSNSPSFDVTATNAVFRFSAGPFPATFAFQPLVFGVSSTAECAIAPAPVAGGIQCSGPLYSLTFGAAATYLFNMPFPVECCVSGPFFAGYYAPTAGALRLGCDGGYASPMGATCGVFNDYGTGWDELSKYFTWPSPGPYNLEHIVFAEGYTPDDPATHCTPGTCSYEFWYTCSSPTSTCATDGEARRFVDGNDDWSTYFPIPSGSHSGRTKAGVRFQAVGADTLKEIQILRYNPGAPGADDLLIEVWLGDGPPSPECGLPTPGTLVYSTVVTGVTTVYPMMTVVPLPDLVFGTLNGGPTVDFFVTCGVAAGDGTGFPAGDPVTTTGCLPAPDESHSVLFFPNYDGTLGPKWLYTSERNYYSGTPGGNFEFVWDALICREVLPAIESNCASAGPDEWSQFAHDARQTSASSINVGDPNQVTLSWTQPLPRVTNFTNPTIANDIVYISSDQEVRAYNLNTGAFIAQLQGAPEMGSSNRGNTTVAYVNALGRDVVFATGGSFNAISALETNLEASPTIWSKNPGNTPLIHQNRFNTSKVVDIAGTSVLFVCTEPAAGNGAIYAFDAATGALYPGWATNPVILDAAAKHGPAVNGGKLYVGTAIGGSNVAGSLYQIDAATGTIDWNFVGIPGEGWPSGVSTEGNFVYGATKDANNLGYRYKIDVSGAVPSVVWTNTQGVGLYGTPTIGRGFVYFPLDNPSYGLLQVSKDLGLVARNFAAENICGVSVYMIPQTVTLSCDAFLFAGDRNGRWWLFNAMTGLPEWYREFPFITGGEIVNGTSLATSSLGDSYAVVGIRQLFGLGGRVSAYKLNAGPRPRLIQCKTDETVVVPLGAGPGNPYSVSDVFMNIGDMPLNITALNIVDPLPDGMASARRDAINFRTAINSATAGYDGYTNYLTTGFTKAQRLAGLTADKVDGEFMTSEVAAMASNESLLSTRNDARSMAAGAAMIRTSNVLVGGAPVPTTIAPAGSAGLDWTFDGTGLGRGADANDIELTMNDPDFNFDGSPVATFHILYQGGCVFAEDTLTFNNDGSYETVFNHGALGDDGGDEWLFAADATGPGADLFDGTLIVAGDSVAGGTAPDYGAQIFMDMFGNQERFVPNVAPTSGACGFDNVTNVVLGAYRDGGCPGTPVDIHGEKVIASYSDTNFAATPGTPGAAIGLDIVMTEVGAYDPLYGDFKLIRWEMTNRDAVAKGPIHAGTFCDWDVNAGTDNMGIVSDVFNGYAIWSRPVGTIAYGWLNPNMPSTYAGVDPTFDSPHKIWILSNPNDVYDPAPWDMGSDSKLQTVWSQLVHGGPREIHNPATNEDKSGLLVNKPFSLGPNGSAAIHQAVFGVDASSNDPLVIEANAADVAKRAARWAGFARGDVNDDGVVDLADVCWLQGGNFIYPAAYSGDVNNDGLNDGADIAKLLSYVSGNAADRPVGAWRF